A stretch of the Zeugodacus cucurbitae isolate PBARC_wt_2022May chromosome 6, idZeuCucr1.2, whole genome shotgun sequence genome encodes the following:
- the LOC105218702 gene encoding uncharacterized protein LOC105218702 isoform X3 has product MRTESISSGGRHSCASAYATAHTATGTATSTASVVAAKMASMPVVWCTDPNSVNKQPTAFALHGIQLQGNVTEKQVLALRELVNAAAEGRLILPADGSFVLLDSGISIESSIVNSSGGSIGEGAVDTDGNKENTAQNGAPNATHGCGAEEKHVKNTYILMPVTTNKPRATTDLPANAEQSEAEGVSEQEAEAIERSQSPKQFEDDDDEEEEFEPKYSTFTPPSSTDDEEILYEFLCCAKCMNEVYATRCQASSTNAASRVRNSNCQYATAAYPPKSNQSRRAMAAERLQRLLRTSGRGSAFMDWTGTATATRANEPLTPLDDPVYSIANKYTRRYHRKHCLNFASALAARNRQNRHKLPMQSVKIFHNRSIAITNGGSCAGGSGASGSVSNSRSNKIGCIPLPTLSLLPAYASVNKKQFVNDATKQSSSSRALRAAESVGEMQVSMESSNSGSEQPLGNDVKTVERIASAEPNNCDTPMDATVAASEVVKDLISFDDDDCNDSDKLTAARKAFVTSQNFACATKTFDLLCAPNQPLAVIADEHERADENDNNDAGTNNCNLPLSADALCMQISESAEIGASLATQNVSDDSVVPAHSVAVGAQPSSNNSSRKTSFDSTCTISSMDSGFIEMQNKLESSLQSAAGALLYAANAANARPTLAQIFDGVCSATGVENSTARTNGVGYNTAEPCDAPEKIARLNYKECLTQSRNRRKSYEEFKAMFAAAAHLEGANGAVAEASARRKALQVRSGNCLEKETQYASSMTMQTALAHATTTPMSAVSQTTAAIGTPMSNALESISEQSATAGEESNDAATAQALPNAASSLANHDIGGAAGADQLDTFAVDSDTKPDCVNKFAVRTAEMDTADVSVALTTPTNTAIPQRSTTELLRKNSDFLSQILDQKLLAAKEKEKAHIRRKSYEEFKRLVRECETMDALESGSEVTEVGAPAGSTATPFKRQNSRHRKSYASFLLMRRNSLKEQQKAAAVASTSTTTPAECVAVTASEVQSPNKVGAIVPSAAAASISKGVCGGNNYKRNFKIYDKLVYGTIYDIIQRKNDIYNLTYHKYDKYMTYGTIYEILHRKTSQASSTASSVTSAGDFFQRKSLSAILEKDVAARHERRDSASKTEKDKEKEGKEKHKPLKPTMIYDIIQKQQQQQQHQQTQGVALHATCSEDHSVATPNSVIATTSSTSSSARLGNNRKYGTIYDILQLEKSDASSAPTTAASGATHPESKNRFIVSKIDESAVMTESTQQGLEVHTPNVVAESTAADKLQGDDAAHCDAQKSVKTTKPNKMRRLSNILSYSKQHSKSEKSSSSERIDEQPEPTDEDSAKSKRHAQHKRRVGMPQLLPLDSEELYARIVAQNRANSTAGKQKNSGGGPIMKSSSLDAISTSAAAALALISPPATPSPPSPRRSLKQHNCLQRTSAHTAQRLLVKKLSLESFEPSRVRQERSPLRRWSNQMPIKCNCMLVGDSREGSPISLASSNEDLCACAASTTVNETTAQWQRHNHSREHHKHQTSQHTHTCPNFLTFTLNTNTTTTTDKETDVLLPWTASSLCVGNADCACASLEDFKNFRLNAPASATANTASSGQMVAASSTKGSSSALALAKKAKSRRLSEFTRGEFLNEKP; this is encoded by the exons atgCGCACAGAAAGCATTTCGAGCGGCGGGCGACACAGTTGCGCATCCGCATACGCTACTGCACACACAGCCACCGGCACAGCCACGTCCACAGCATCCGTTGTGGCAGCCAAAATGGCAAGCATGCCGGTCGTCTGGTGCACCGATCCAAATTCAGTGAACAAACAACCCACAGCTTTCGCGCTCCACGGCATACAATTGCAGGGGAACGTGACCGAGAAACAAGTGCTGGCACTACGCGAGCTGGTGAATGCCGCCGCTGAGGGTAGACTCATATTGCCGGCGGACGGCTCATTCGTGCTGCTGGACAGTGGCATCAGCATCGAAAGTTCGATTGTGAACAGTAGTGGTGGTAGTATTGGTGAAGGTGCCGTCGACACGGATGGCAATAAAGAGAACACAGCGCAGAATGGTGCACCAAATGCGACGCATGGCTGCGGCGCCGAGGAGAAACATGTTAAAAACACCTATATACTAATGCCTGTGACAACAAATAAGCCGCGCGCCACCACAGACTTGCCTGCCAATGCAGAACAGAGCGAGGCAGAGGGGGTGTCGGAGCAGGAAGCAGAAGCAATTGAGCGCTCACAGTCGCCAAAGCAATTtgaggatgatgatgatgaagaggAGGAGTTCGAGCCGAAATACTCCACTTTCACGCCGCCCAGTTCCACTGACGACGAGGAGATCCTCTACGAATTTCTCTGCTGCGCGAAGTGCATGAATGAAGTCTACGCCACCAGGTGTCAAGCGTCTTCAACAAATGCAGCGTCGCGCGTGCGCAACAGCAATTGTCAGTATGCCACGGCAGCGTATCCGCCCAAAAGCAATCAATCCCGACGTGCCATGGCGGCAGAACGTCTGCAGCGTTTACTCAGGACTTCCGGTCGCGGTAGCGCCTTCATGGATTGGACCGGCACAGCAACAGCGACGCGAGCCAATGAACCGCTAACGCCGCTCGACGATCCTGTCTATAGTATTGCCAATAAGTACACGCGCCGCTATCATCGCAAGCATTGCCTCAACTTTGCCTCAGCATTGGCGGCACGTAATCGACAAAATCGTCACAAATTACCAATGCAAAGCGTAAAAATCTTTCATAATCGTAGCATTGCAATCACAAATGGCGGTAGCTGTGCTGGCGGTAGTGGGGCCAGTGGTAGTGTAAGCAATAGTCGTAGCAATAAAATCGGCTGCATTCCGCTGCCGACATTATCATTACTGCCCGCATACGCGTCGGTGAATAAAAAGCAATTCGTGAACGATGCGACGAAACAGTCGTCAAGTAGTCGTGCATTGCGAGCGGCGGAAAGCGTTGGTGAAATGCAAGTGTCGATGGAGAGTAGTAATAGCGGCAGTGAGCAACCACTGGGGAATGACGTGAAGACTGTAGAGCGCATTGCCAGCGCTGAGCCAAACAACTGTGATACACCAATGGACGCGACAGTAGCCGCTTCCGAAGTAGTTAAGGATCTAATTAGTTTCGATGATGATGACTGTAATGATAGCGATAAATTGACGGCGGCCAGAAAGGCTTTCGTTACATCGCAAAATTTCGCTTGTGCTACGAAGACCTTCGATTTGTTGTGCGCTCCCAATCAACCGTTGGCCGTCATAGCGGACGAGCACGAACGCGCTGACGAAAACGACAACAACGACGCCGGCACAAACAACTGCAACCTTCCACTGTCAGCAGATGCGCTTTGCATGCAAATTAGCGAATCAGCCGAAATCGGGGCCTCGCTAGCGACGCAAAATGTCAGCGACGATAGCGTAGTCCCTGCGCACAGCGTTGCAGTCGGCGCGCAACCGTCGAGCAATAATTCCAGTCGCAAAACAAGTTTCGATTCAACCTGCACTATTAGTTCGATGGATTCTGGCTTCATAGAAATGCAGAATAAATTGGAGAGCTCATTGCAGAGTGCCGCCGGCGCGTTACTCTATGCCGCAAACGCTGCAAATGCGCGACCTACGCTGGCGCAAATTTTCGATGGCGTTTGCAGTGCGACGGGTGTGGAAAATTCCACAGCGCGCACCAATGGCGTCGGCTACAATACGGCGGAACCTTGTGACGCGCCCGAGAAGATAGCGCGACTCAACTACAAAGAATGTTTGACGCAGTCGCGCAACCGACGCAAATCCTACGAAGAGTTTAAAGCCATGTTTGCTGCAGCGGCTCACTTGGAAGGCGCGAATGGTGCGGTAGCGGAAGCTAGCGCGCGGCGTAAAGCGCTGCAGGTGCGGTCTGGCAATTGTTTGGAAAAGGAAACTCAATACGCGTCGTCAATGACAATGCAAACAGCATTagcgcatgcaacaacaacgccaatgTCCGCGGTTTCACAGACGACGGCGGCGATTGGGACGCCAATGTCGAATGCATTAGAATCTATATCAGAACAGTCGGCAACCGCAGGCGAAGAGAGTAACGACGCCGCGACTGCTCAAGCGCTGCCAAACGCCGCGTCTTCACTTGCCAATCATGATATAGGTGGTGCCGCCGGCGCCGACCAGTTAGACACATTTGCAGTGGATAGCGACACGAAACCGGATTGTGTAAACAAGTTTGCGGTGCGCACAGCTGAAATGGATACTGCTGACGTGTCCGTCGCACtgacaacaccaacaaacacagcAATACCGCAGCGGTCAACCACAGAACTTTTGCGTAAAAATTCGGATTTTCTATCGCAAATACTCGATCAAAAGTTGCTTGCGGCCAAAGAGAAGGAAAAGGCGCACATACGCCGCAAATCGTACGAGGAGTTCAAACGTTTGGTGCGCGAGTGCGAAACAATGGACGCCTTGGAAAGCGGCAGTGAAGTGACCGAAGTCGGTGCGCCAGCAGGCTCTACAGCAACACCATTTAAACGCCAAAATTCGCGGCATCGTAAAAGTTACGCATCGTTTCTGCTGATGCGTCGAAACTCACTGAAAGAGCAGCAGAAAGCGGCCGCTGTGGCAAGCACCAGTACGACCACTCCCGCGGAGTGCGTGGCTGTAACCGCGAGTGAGGTGCAATCACCAAACAAAGTTGGTGCCATTGTACCCTCGGCGGCGGCAGCATCCATCAGCAAAGGTGTCTGCGGTGGCAATAATTATAAACGCAACTTCAAAATCTACGATAAGCTTGTTTATGGCACCATTTATGACATCATACAGCGCAAGAATGACATTTACAATCTAACATATCATAAATATGACAAATATATGACATATGGCACTATTTATGAGATTCTACACCGCAAAACATCGCAAGCCTCCTCTACGGCCTCGTCCGTCACAAGTGCGGGCGACTTCTTTCAACGCAAGAGTCTTTCGGCTATTTTGGAAAAGGACGTTGCCGCGCGGCATGAGCGCCGCGATAGCGCATCGAAGACGGAAAAAGATAAAGAGAAAGAAGGCAAGGAGAAACATAAACCTTTAAAGCCAACAATGATTTACGACAttatacaaaagcaacaacagcaacaacagcaccaacagACACAAGGCGTCGCGTTGCATGCAACGTGCTCGGAAGACCACAGCGTTGCCACGCCAAATTCGGTCATCGCAACCACAAGTTCTACTTCCTCGTCCGCGCGTTTGGGCAACAACCGCAAATATGGTACGATTTACGACATCTTACAACTGGAGAAATCGGATGCAAGCAGTGCGCCGACGACCGCAGCCTCAGGTGCGACGCACCCAGAATCGAAGAATCGTTTTATTGTCAGTAAAATCGATGAATCCGCTGTCATGACGGAGTCAACACAGCAGGGTTTGGAGGTGCACACACCCAATGTGGTCGCCGAAAGTACAGCCGCCGACAAGCTGCAGGGCGACGATGCCGCCCATTGTGATGCGCAAAAGTCCGTCAAAACAACGAAGCCAAACAAAATGAGAAGACTGTCTAATATATTGTCGTATAGTAAGCAACACTCCAAGTCGGAGAAGTCATCGAGCAGCGAACGTATCGATGAGCAGCCCGAACCGACGGACGAAGATTCCGCCAAATCGAAACGCCATGCGCAACACAAACGACGTGTTGGCATGCCTCAACTATTGCCCCTGGACAGCGAGGAATTGTATGCGCGTATTGTGGCACAGAACCGCGCCAACTCAACGGCCGGCAAGCAGAAAAATTCCGGTGGGGGTCCTATTATGAAATCTAGCTCACTGGATGCCATTTCCACCAGTGCTGCCGCGGCGCTCGCACTGATTTCACCACCTGCCACACCTTCGCCACCCTCGCCGCGTCGCAGTCTGAAACAACATAATTGCCTGCAGCGTACCAGCGCGCACACAGCCCAGAGGCTGCTTGTCAAAAAGTTGTCGCTGGAGAGTTTCGAACCAAGTCGCGTGCGTCAAGAACGCTCACCGCTACGCCGTTGGTCCAACCAAATGCCCATCAAATGCAATTGCATGCTAGTCGGCGATTCGCGCGAGGGTTCGCCAATTTCTTTGGCCAGCAGCAATGAAGATTTGTGCGCATGCGCCGCCTCAACTACGGTCAATGAAACGACAGCGCAATGGCAACGTCATAACCACAGTCGTGAACATCACAAACACCAGACGTCGCAGCACACACATACGTGTCCGAATTTCTTGACATTCACACTGAACACGAATACAACAACGACAACGGATAAAGAAACCGACGTGCTCTTGCCATGGACTGCGTCTTCGCTGTGTGTCGGCAATGCCGACTGTGCGTGCGCCTCGCTTgaggatttcaaaaatttccgaCTCAATGCGCCAGCAAGCGCTACAGCAAATACCGCAAGCAGTGGTCAGATGGTGGCGGCGTCGTCAACGAAGGGCAGCAGCTCAGCGCTGGCGCTGGCCAAGAAAGCCAAGTCGCGTCGCTTGTCGGAGTTTACGCGTGGCGAATTCTTAAACGAAAAACC GTAA